The following coding sequences are from one Aeromicrobium duanguangcaii window:
- a CDS encoding maleylpyruvate isomerase family mycothiol-dependent enzyme — protein sequence MTDLSPYLDAWRQSVAAVLALEPDNWDVPTDLPGWTAKDVLAHLVHLERVMVEGETTPVGGAAVPGDYTDAGVAALRDVPVEQLKKDLTDLVERRAETLAELPDPQAMAVNTPAGVEWTWEVALRNRAIDLWTHEQDIRRAVGIPGGLDDIGAHVTTATFAAALPYILGRRAKAPIGSVVRWIVTGPVPVDATVEVGEDGRARRSGADPTTTLTMDTEAFTVLGGGRRGPDDVTVEVDGDPELAARVLGAMAVTT from the coding sequence ATGACTGATCTGTCCCCCTACCTCGACGCCTGGCGTCAGTCCGTCGCCGCCGTCCTGGCGCTCGAGCCCGATAACTGGGACGTCCCGACGGACCTGCCCGGCTGGACCGCGAAGGACGTGCTGGCGCACTTGGTGCACCTCGAGCGGGTCATGGTCGAGGGCGAGACCACGCCCGTCGGCGGCGCGGCCGTGCCGGGCGACTACACCGACGCCGGGGTCGCCGCCCTGCGCGACGTCCCTGTCGAGCAGCTGAAGAAGGACCTCACCGACCTGGTCGAGCGGCGGGCCGAGACCCTGGCGGAACTGCCCGATCCACAGGCGATGGCGGTCAACACCCCGGCCGGTGTCGAGTGGACCTGGGAGGTGGCGCTGCGCAACCGCGCCATCGACCTGTGGACCCACGAGCAGGACATCCGCCGCGCCGTCGGCATCCCGGGCGGCCTCGACGACATCGGCGCCCACGTCACGACGGCGACGTTCGCCGCCGCGCTGCCGTACATCCTGGGTCGCCGTGCGAAGGCGCCCATCGGCAGCGTCGTCCGCTGGATCGTCACCGGCCCGGTCCCGGTGGACGCCACCGTCGAGGTCGGCGAGGACGGCCGCGCCCGCCGGAGCGGCGCCGATCCGACCACGACCCTGACGATGGACACCGAGGCCTTCACGGTGCTGGGCGGCGGCCGCCGCGGTCCCGACGACGTCACGGTCGAGGTCGACGGCGACCCGGAGCTGGCCGCGCGCGTCCTGGGCGCGATGGCCGTCACCACCTGA
- a CDS encoding oxidoreductase has translation MGWDTSAIGDLTGRRALITGATSGIGTETARELLRHGAEVVITARDDRKAAATVAQLGDIEVVSLDLADLPGTIAAAQGVVDAGRGFDIVVNNAGVMIPPFTRTMDGFELQMATNHLGHFAWTATLWPLLREGSTRIVTVSSLAHSMTKELDLRSLEPNGDPRRYKKWRSYAESKLANLLFMKELDRRVKAAGLDVVSVAAHPGLSSTNLTKPSGIAIHSLATAFLQPARAGAWPSLRAATDPSLTGGEYLGPDGFRQTRGRPRLVGMTPAARDPELAAEVWSASETATGVVFKVA, from the coding sequence ATGGGTTGGGACACGTCCGCGATCGGTGACCTGACGGGCCGCCGCGCCCTGATCACCGGGGCCACGAGCGGAATCGGCACCGAGACGGCGCGCGAGCTGCTGCGCCACGGCGCCGAGGTCGTCATCACCGCCCGCGACGACCGTAAGGCCGCGGCCACCGTCGCCCAGCTCGGCGACATCGAGGTCGTGAGCCTCGACCTCGCGGACCTGCCCGGCACGATCGCCGCCGCCCAGGGCGTCGTCGACGCCGGTCGCGGCTTCGACATCGTCGTGAACAACGCCGGCGTGATGATCCCGCCGTTCACGCGCACGATGGACGGCTTCGAGCTGCAGATGGCGACCAACCACCTCGGGCACTTCGCGTGGACGGCCACGCTGTGGCCGCTCCTGCGCGAGGGCTCCACCCGCATCGTGACGGTCTCGTCCCTGGCGCACTCCATGACGAAGGAGCTCGACCTGCGCTCGCTGGAGCCGAACGGTGATCCGCGCCGCTACAAGAAGTGGCGCTCGTACGCGGAGTCCAAACTGGCCAACCTGCTGTTCATGAAGGAGCTCGATCGCCGGGTGAAGGCGGCCGGCCTCGACGTCGTGTCCGTGGCCGCGCACCCGGGCCTGAGCTCGACCAACCTGACCAAGCCGAGCGGCATCGCGATTCACAGCCTCGCGACGGCCTTCCTGCAGCCGGCCCGCGCCGGCGCGTGGCCCTCGCTGCGCGCGGCCACCGACCCGTCGCTCACCGGCGGCGAGTACCTGGGTCCCGACGGCTTCCGCCAGACCCGCGGCCGCCCCCGGCTCGTCGGCATGACCCCCGCCGCACGCGACCCCGAGCTGGCGGCCGAGGTGTGGTCCGCCAGCGAGACCGCGACCGGCGTCGTCTTCAAGGTCGCCTGA
- a CDS encoding MFS transporter, with amino-acid sequence MSVQEQNHRGAYLVWLVGLAAYLVAVFHRSSLAVAGLVASERFDISAAQLSTFVMLQLLVYAGMQIPVGLAVDRFGPRAVMLAGAVVLTLSQAAFAFSESYATALAARFFVGMGDAMTFVCLLRLVNAWFSPGKVPQITLLTGPIGQLGAIIAAVPMTWALSQLGWTKAYLLAAGFGLVITVAVLAFVRDEPKARSVRGAALSWTNIRTSLGASWEHPGTRLGFWMHFVTQFSSTVLGLLWGYPFFVRGEHTSETFAGTLLTLMVVAVMIAGPVLGRLIGNYPWHRSTIVLTIVSAIVVVWTAVLAWPGDAPGWLLVVMVIVVGVGGPASMIGFDLVRTSNPIDRLSTATGIVNQAGFLASLITVIAVGVILDLTGQNFKAAMSFQYVLWALGLLQVWRYRVKTRARMVRDDPGRWARYTRIG; translated from the coding sequence GTGAGTGTCCAGGAGCAGAATCACCGGGGCGCCTACCTCGTCTGGCTGGTCGGCCTGGCCGCCTACCTGGTCGCCGTCTTCCACCGCTCGTCCCTCGCGGTCGCCGGTCTGGTCGCCTCCGAGCGCTTCGACATCAGCGCCGCCCAGCTCTCGACCTTCGTCATGCTGCAGCTGCTGGTCTATGCCGGCATGCAGATCCCCGTGGGTCTGGCGGTCGACCGGTTCGGCCCGCGCGCGGTGATGCTGGCCGGCGCCGTCGTGCTGACCCTGTCGCAGGCGGCGTTCGCGTTCTCGGAGTCCTACGCGACCGCGCTGGCGGCGCGCTTCTTCGTCGGCATGGGCGACGCCATGACCTTCGTCTGCCTGCTGCGCCTGGTGAACGCCTGGTTCTCGCCGGGGAAGGTTCCGCAGATCACGCTGCTGACCGGTCCGATCGGCCAGCTCGGTGCGATCATCGCGGCCGTCCCGATGACCTGGGCCCTGAGCCAGCTGGGCTGGACGAAGGCCTATCTGCTCGCCGCGGGCTTCGGTCTGGTCATCACGGTCGCCGTGCTCGCGTTCGTCCGCGATGAGCCGAAGGCGCGCTCGGTGCGCGGCGCCGCGCTGTCATGGACCAACATCCGCACGTCCCTCGGCGCCTCGTGGGAGCACCCGGGCACCCGGCTGGGCTTCTGGATGCACTTCGTCACCCAGTTCAGCTCGACCGTGCTGGGGTTGCTGTGGGGCTACCCGTTCTTCGTGCGCGGTGAGCACACCTCCGAGACGTTCGCCGGCACGCTGCTGACCCTCATGGTCGTCGCGGTCATGATTGCCGGGCCCGTGCTGGGCCGGCTCATCGGCAACTACCCGTGGCACCGGTCGACGATCGTCCTGACGATCGTCTCGGCGATCGTGGTGGTCTGGACGGCCGTGCTGGCCTGGCCCGGTGACGCCCCCGGCTGGCTTCTCGTCGTGATGGTGATCGTCGTGGGCGTCGGCGGACCCGCCTCGATGATCGGCTTCGACCTCGTGCGCACGTCCAACCCGATCGACCGGCTGTCGACCGCGACGGGCATCGTCAACCAGGCGGGCTTCCTCGCCAGCCTCATCACGGTCATCGCCGTCGGCGTGATCCTCGACCTCACGGGCCAGAACTTCAAGGCCGCGATGAGCTTCCAGTACGTGCTCTGGGCGCTCGGGCTGCTCCAGGTGTGGCGCTACCGCGTGAAGACCCGCGCCCGCATGGTGCGCGACGACCCGGGCCGCTGGGCCCGGTACACCAGGATCGGCTGA
- a CDS encoding dihydrolipoamide acetyltransferase family protein yields MSDSPQVFRLPDVGEGLTEAEIVTWHVAVGDEVKVNAPLVDIETAKSIVELPSPFAGTIGALLVQEGETVQVGTAIVHIGGGGVPLAEPLVEAPAAEERREVLVGYGPSSGRRRTRNRVRNGTVGLSLRVLAKPPVRKLAKDLGIDLSKVPSRGDAVTRAEVEEFARLMSGAATTAAPVSGVRRATAEAMIASVQVPQATEWVTVDVSATVELLVRLKADRRFDGVKVTSTLLTARAVCLALARTPDLHARWNESTIEHPASIGLGIAAATDRGLVVPVVREAERLPLVDLGRAIDELVATARAGRIQPDQMSGGTFTLTNVGVFGVDGGTPILPPGQSGILALGQVARRPWVVEEQVVPRWVTTLAVTFDHRVADGEQASRFLADVATILADPAMALAY; encoded by the coding sequence ATGAGCGACAGCCCGCAGGTGTTCCGCCTGCCCGACGTGGGGGAGGGCCTCACCGAGGCCGAGATCGTGACGTGGCACGTCGCGGTGGGCGACGAGGTCAAGGTCAACGCCCCTCTGGTGGACATCGAGACCGCGAAGTCGATCGTCGAGCTGCCCAGCCCGTTCGCCGGGACCATCGGCGCGCTGCTCGTGCAGGAGGGCGAGACGGTCCAGGTCGGCACGGCGATCGTGCACATCGGCGGCGGCGGGGTGCCCCTGGCGGAGCCGCTCGTCGAGGCCCCGGCTGCGGAGGAGAGGCGCGAGGTCCTCGTCGGCTACGGCCCCAGCTCGGGCCGGCGCCGCACCCGCAACCGCGTCCGGAACGGCACCGTCGGATTGTCACTGCGCGTGCTCGCCAAGCCGCCGGTGCGCAAGCTGGCCAAGGACCTCGGCATCGACCTGTCGAAGGTGCCGTCCCGTGGTGATGCGGTGACCCGCGCCGAGGTCGAGGAGTTCGCGCGGCTGATGTCCGGGGCGGCCACGACGGCGGCTCCGGTCTCGGGCGTCCGTCGGGCGACCGCCGAGGCGATGATCGCGTCCGTCCAGGTGCCCCAGGCCACCGAGTGGGTGACGGTCGACGTCTCCGCGACGGTGGAGCTCCTGGTCCGGCTCAAGGCCGACCGCCGCTTCGATGGCGTCAAGGTCACCTCGACGCTGCTCACGGCCCGCGCGGTCTGCCTCGCGCTGGCGCGCACGCCGGACCTGCACGCGCGCTGGAACGAGTCCACCATCGAGCACCCGGCGTCGATCGGCCTCGGCATCGCCGCCGCGACCGATCGAGGACTGGTCGTCCCCGTGGTCCGCGAGGCCGAGCGCCTGCCGCTGGTCGACCTCGGTCGGGCCATCGACGAGCTCGTCGCGACCGCTCGTGCCGGACGGATCCAGCCGGACCAGATGTCGGGCGGCACCTTCACCCTCACGAACGTCGGGGTCTTCGGCGTCGACGGCGGCACGCCGATCCTGCCGCCGGGCCAGTCGGGGATCCTCGCGCTCGGGCAGGTGGCGCGTCGTCCCTGGGTCGTCGAGGAGCAGGTCGTCCCGCGGTGGGTCACGACGCTAGCCGTCACGTTCGACCACCGTGTCGCCGACGGCGAGCAGGCCTCGCGGTTCCTGGCCGATGTTGCGACGATCCTGGCCGACCCGGCGATGGCGCTCGCCTACTGA
- a CDS encoding alpha-ketoacid dehydrogenase subunit beta: MELSIGKALNAGLRAAMENDPKVLLLGEDIGRLGGVFRVTDGLQKDFGDQRVMDTPLAESAIVGASVGLAYRGFRPVVEIQFDGFVYPAYDQIVSQVARLRFRSEGAVAMPIVIRIPYGGGIGAVEHHSESPEAQFVMTPGLTVVSPSNPHDAFWMIQQAIASDDPVVFLEPKQRYWDTGEVGDEPGLGLHESRVVRDGDGVTVVGYGPVVKTCLAAADESDVPLEVVDLRSLSPLDLGPVYESVRRTGRVVVVHEAARTLGLGAELATRITQECFYSLEAPVQRVTGYDLPYPPCRVEHDHLPSVERILDAVAVTGEF, encoded by the coding sequence ATGGAGCTGAGCATCGGCAAGGCCCTCAACGCGGGCCTGCGCGCAGCGATGGAGAACGACCCCAAGGTCCTGCTGCTCGGTGAGGACATCGGCCGGCTCGGTGGCGTCTTCCGCGTCACCGACGGTCTGCAGAAGGACTTCGGCGACCAGCGCGTCATGGACACGCCGCTGGCGGAGTCGGCGATCGTCGGCGCTTCGGTGGGACTGGCGTACCGCGGGTTCAGGCCCGTGGTCGAGATCCAGTTCGACGGCTTCGTCTACCCGGCCTACGACCAGATCGTCAGCCAGGTCGCCCGGCTGCGCTTCCGCAGCGAGGGCGCGGTCGCGATGCCGATCGTCATCCGCATCCCGTACGGCGGCGGCATCGGCGCGGTCGAGCACCACTCCGAGAGCCCGGAGGCGCAGTTCGTCATGACGCCGGGCCTGACCGTCGTCTCGCCGTCGAACCCGCACGACGCCTTCTGGATGATCCAGCAGGCGATCGCGTCGGACGATCCGGTCGTCTTCCTGGAGCCCAAGCAGCGCTACTGGGACACCGGCGAGGTGGGTGACGAGCCCGGCCTCGGCCTGCACGAGAGTCGCGTCGTCCGCGACGGTGACGGCGTGACGGTCGTCGGCTACGGACCGGTCGTGAAGACCTGCCTGGCGGCCGCCGACGAGTCCGACGTCCCGCTGGAGGTCGTCGACCTGCGGTCGCTGTCGCCGCTGGACCTCGGCCCGGTGTACGAGTCGGTGCGCCGCACCGGTCGCGTCGTGGTGGTGCACGAGGCGGCTCGCACGCTGGGCCTGGGCGCCGAGCTCGCGACCCGGATCACCCAGGAGTGCTTCTACTCGCTGGAGGCACCCGTCCAACGCGTCACCGGCTACGACCTGCCGTACCCGCCGTGCCGGGTCGAGCACGACCACCTGCCCAGCGTCGAGCGGATCCTCGACGCCGTGGCCGTCACGGGGGAGTTCTGA
- the pdhA gene encoding pyruvate dehydrogenase (acetyl-transferring) E1 component subunit alpha has protein sequence MGLPISQTLAPDGELVAAHDFTTDDLRAFHRDLVLARRIDTEAFALQRHGELGLWPPMLGQEAAQIGSGRALAPDDFVFPSYREHAVAWCRGLDPALLLAIFRGTSLGGWDPADHNIALPAIIIGAQTLHAVGYGIGLTLEGKEDAVVAYFGDGATSQGDTNEAFAWAASYNAPVVFFCQNNHYAISVPLERQTRVPIAQRADGFGFEGVRVDGNDVLAVHQVTSEALAKARAGGGPTLIEAITYRMGAHTTSDDPSRYRDAHEAESWAERDPLLRLRSLLERTDPGFADFDAEVQAEAEELGEHLRQVCGELPDPDLAELFEHVYDQIPPELVAQREEVRSWS, from the coding sequence ATGGGCCTACCCATCTCCCAGACCCTGGCGCCCGACGGCGAGCTCGTCGCAGCGCACGACTTCACGACCGACGACCTGCGCGCGTTCCATCGCGACCTCGTCCTCGCCCGGCGCATCGACACCGAGGCGTTCGCACTGCAGCGGCACGGCGAGCTGGGCCTGTGGCCCCCGATGCTCGGCCAGGAGGCCGCCCAGATCGGCAGCGGCCGCGCTCTCGCCCCCGACGACTTCGTCTTCCCGTCCTACCGCGAGCACGCCGTCGCGTGGTGCCGTGGTCTCGACCCGGCCCTGTTGCTGGCCATCTTCCGCGGCACGAGCCTGGGTGGCTGGGACCCGGCCGACCACAACATCGCCCTGCCGGCGATCATCATCGGCGCCCAGACGCTGCATGCCGTCGGCTACGGCATCGGCCTGACGCTCGAGGGCAAGGAGGACGCCGTCGTCGCGTACTTCGGCGACGGGGCCACCAGCCAGGGCGACACCAACGAGGCGTTCGCGTGGGCCGCGTCCTACAACGCCCCGGTCGTCTTCTTCTGCCAGAACAACCACTACGCGATCAGCGTCCCGCTCGAGCGGCAGACCCGGGTGCCGATCGCCCAGCGTGCCGACGGCTTCGGCTTCGAGGGCGTCCGCGTCGACGGCAACGACGTGCTCGCCGTTCACCAGGTCACCTCCGAGGCGCTGGCGAAGGCTCGCGCCGGTGGGGGTCCGACCCTCATCGAGGCGATCACCTACCGGATGGGAGCGCACACGACCTCCGACGACCCGAGCCGCTACCGCGACGCGCACGAGGCCGAGTCGTGGGCCGAGCGCGATCCACTCCTGCGGCTGCGGTCGCTGCTCGAGCGGACGGACCCCGGTTTCGCCGACTTCGACGCCGAGGTCCAGGCCGAGGCCGAGGAGCTCGGTGAGCACCTGCGCCAGGTCTGCGGCGAGCTGCCCGATCCCGATCTGGCCGAGCTCTTCGAGCACGTCTACGACCAGATCCCACCCGAGCTCGTCGCCCAGCGTGAGGAGGTCCGGTCATGGAGCTGA
- a CDS encoding histidinol-phosphate transaminase: MSEPRPRPVLATIPAYRAGLPSTNEEHKLSSNENPFPPLPGVIEAAAVELGRMNRYPDPGVTALGEVLAERTGLTPDHFAFGTGSVSVLFALLDAWCGPGDEVVYPWRSFEAYPIAVDLPGATSVRVPLTADHRHDLPAMAAAITDRTKVVLVCTPNNPTGTAVGAEEFDAFMAQVPGHVVVVVDEAYLEFVRDAEAIAGADALVQYPNVVVLRTFSKAYGLSGLRVGYSIADPVITESIRKALPPFGVSDVAQAAALASITAEAELAVRVTSVVDERTRVLAGLREQGWDVPDSHANFVWLPLGDRSADFAEHVRPIAVRPFPEGVRVSIGTPEINTTFLERAATFLRETPA, translated from the coding sequence ATGTCCGAGCCCCGTCCCCGACCGGTCCTGGCCACGATCCCGGCGTATCGTGCCGGGCTGCCCTCGACGAACGAAGAGCACAAGCTCTCCAGCAACGAGAACCCCTTCCCGCCGCTGCCCGGGGTCATCGAGGCCGCCGCCGTCGAGCTGGGCCGGATGAACCGATACCCCGATCCGGGCGTGACGGCTCTCGGCGAGGTCCTGGCCGAGCGCACGGGGCTGACCCCCGACCACTTCGCCTTCGGCACCGGCTCGGTGTCCGTGCTGTTCGCGCTCCTCGACGCCTGGTGCGGACCCGGCGACGAGGTCGTCTACCCGTGGCGCTCGTTCGAGGCCTACCCGATCGCGGTCGACCTGCCCGGCGCCACCTCCGTCCGGGTTCCGTTGACCGCCGACCACCGGCACGACCTGCCGGCCATGGCCGCTGCGATCACCGACCGCACCAAGGTCGTGCTCGTGTGCACGCCCAACAACCCGACCGGCACGGCGGTCGGCGCCGAGGAGTTCGACGCCTTCATGGCGCAGGTGCCCGGGCACGTCGTCGTGGTCGTGGACGAGGCCTACCTGGAGTTCGTCCGCGATGCCGAGGCGATCGCCGGCGCCGACGCGCTCGTGCAGTACCCCAACGTGGTCGTCCTGCGGACGTTCTCCAAGGCGTACGGCCTGTCCGGCCTGCGCGTCGGCTACTCGATCGCCGACCCGGTGATCACCGAGTCGATCCGCAAGGCTCTGCCGCCGTTCGGGGTCAGTGACGTGGCCCAGGCCGCCGCGCTCGCCTCGATCACGGCCGAGGCCGAGCTCGCCGTGCGGGTCACGTCCGTCGTCGACGAGCGCACCCGCGTCCTCGCGGGACTGCGCGAGCAGGGCTGGGACGTGCCCGACTCGCACGCCAACTTCGTGTGGCTGCCCCTGGGCGACCGCTCGGCCGACTTCGCCGAGCACGTCCGGCCGATCGCGGTGCGCCCGTTCCCCGAGGGAGTGCGCGTGTCGATCGGCACGCCGGAGATCAACACGACCTTCCTCGAGCGCGCCGCGACATTCCTGCGGGAGACGCCTGCCTGA
- a CDS encoding EamA family transporter: MSQPHPRRGLALVVTAAVFFGINAGVTRIPIEAGLPVATYTTIRVTFAWLVFFAIAVAFDRSALRRPRGRDFLLVLALGVVGVAFVQWTYNIAIVRLPIGVALLLEYLAPVLVVLWARFVRHERVHPRVWPAIALALVGLALVGQVWGGLELDGIGVLVALTAAVCFAAYFLIGEELTATSAEPLSALQTVVWSFGIGAIVMNVLGGWEGTSALGTTASMLGRLDHLTVPAWLAMTSVVVTGTVVPFFLYLASLRDLSSAKASVIAMLEPVVAVIVGWVWFAESLSPVQTAGVAAVIGGIVLAQTARHTPDDELPPTL, encoded by the coding sequence GTGTCACAGCCCCACCCGCGCCGTGGGCTCGCCCTCGTCGTCACCGCCGCGGTCTTCTTCGGGATCAATGCCGGGGTCACCCGCATCCCGATCGAGGCGGGCCTGCCGGTGGCGACCTACACGACGATCCGCGTCACCTTCGCCTGGCTGGTGTTCTTCGCGATCGCCGTGGCCTTCGACCGCTCGGCGCTGCGCCGGCCGCGCGGACGCGACTTCCTGCTGGTGCTGGCGCTGGGCGTCGTCGGCGTCGCCTTCGTGCAATGGACCTACAACATCGCCATCGTCCGCCTGCCCATCGGCGTGGCCCTGCTGCTGGAGTACCTCGCGCCGGTCCTGGTCGTGCTGTGGGCGCGGTTCGTGCGGCACGAGCGGGTCCACCCCCGGGTGTGGCCGGCGATCGCCCTGGCGCTGGTCGGGCTCGCCCTCGTCGGGCAGGTCTGGGGCGGCCTCGAGCTGGACGGGATCGGCGTGCTCGTGGCGCTGACCGCGGCGGTGTGCTTCGCGGCCTACTTCCTGATCGGTGAGGAGTTGACCGCCACGTCCGCCGAGCCGCTCTCGGCCCTGCAGACCGTCGTGTGGTCCTTCGGGATCGGCGCCATCGTCATGAACGTGCTCGGCGGCTGGGAGGGCACGAGCGCACTGGGCACGACGGCGTCCATGCTGGGCCGGCTCGACCACCTGACCGTCCCCGCGTGGCTGGCGATGACGTCGGTGGTCGTGACGGGCACGGTCGTCCCGTTCTTCCTCTACCTCGCCTCCCTGCGCGACCTGTCCAGCGCGAAGGCGTCCGTCATCGCGATGCTCGAGCCGGTCGTAGCGGTCATCGTGGGCTGGGTCTGGTTCGCCGAGTCGCTGTCCCCGGTCCAGACGGCAGGCGTCGCCGCCGTGATCGGCGGCATCGTGCTGGCCCAGACCGCCCGTCACACGCCGGACGACGAACTGCCTCCGACGCTCTAG
- a CDS encoding phage holin family protein, with translation MERFLSTWFVSSLALGLSALILGSHMSIGEDGETTLNRVLALAAVGLIFTIVHELVGTVVKLISLPFIVLTLGLLLVVINALLLLLTEWITSQFGVEFVLDGFWWAVLAAIVVSICQSILSAIISD, from the coding sequence ATGGAACGCTTCCTGTCCACCTGGTTCGTCAGCAGCCTCGCGCTCGGGCTGTCCGCCCTCATCCTCGGCAGCCACATGAGCATCGGCGAGGACGGTGAGACGACGCTGAACCGCGTCCTCGCCCTGGCCGCCGTCGGCCTCATCTTCACGATCGTCCACGAGCTCGTCGGCACGGTCGTCAAGCTGATCTCGCTGCCGTTCATCGTGCTGACCCTGGGCCTGCTGCTGGTCGTCATCAACGCGCTGCTGTTGCTGCTGACCGAGTGGATCACCTCGCAGTTCGGCGTCGAGTTCGTTCTCGACGGCTTCTGGTGGGCGGTCCTGGCGGCGATCGTGGTGTCGATCTGCCAGTCGATCCTGTCCGCGATCATCTCGGACTGA
- a CDS encoding low molecular weight protein-tyrosine-phosphatase codes for MTRRVALVCLGNICRSPMADVVLEHRLAEAGIDDVVVSSSGTGDWHVGQPMDERAATTLTAAGYDATRHRARNFTPDWFGEQDLILTMDASNHADVLALARSDEDRAKVRMYRSFDPEAKTPDAEVPDPWYGGPEGFDEVLKMVERTTDGIVRYLAESR; via the coding sequence ATGACCCGCCGCGTCGCACTGGTCTGCCTGGGCAACATCTGCCGCTCCCCCATGGCCGACGTCGTCCTCGAGCATCGCCTGGCCGAGGCCGGGATCGACGACGTCGTCGTCTCGTCCTCGGGCACCGGCGACTGGCACGTCGGACAGCCGATGGACGAGCGGGCCGCCACCACCCTGACCGCCGCCGGGTACGACGCCACGCGGCACCGAGCGCGGAACTTCACCCCGGACTGGTTCGGCGAGCAGGACCTCATCCTGACGATGGACGCCAGCAACCATGCCGACGTCCTGGCCCTCGCCCGCAGCGACGAGGACCGTGCCAAGGTCCGGATGTACCGCTCGTTCGACCCCGAGGCGAAGACGCCGGACGCCGAGGTCCCCGACCCCTGGTACGGCGGCCCCGAGGGCTTCGACGAGGTGCTGAAGATGGTTGAGCGCACCACCGACGGGATCGTCCGGTACCTGGCCGAGTCCCGGTAG
- a CDS encoding fructosamine kinase family protein: MARMAGTAALAESLLDVAVVSTTSVAGGDICTTTRLRLTDGRSAVIKTRPQAPPRFFTTEAEGLRRLGVAGGVPVPEVLAANDECIILDWIEPAKPSADLAEGLGRGLAATHGAGASSFGAEHDGYVGLAPLPNRPLPTWEEFYASRRVMPYVKAAVDRGALSLEQAAVIERVMKQLPSLTADPEPPALLHGDLWSGNLVWSADGVRLIDPAVHGGHRETDLAMLALFGAPHLQRILDAYNEAAPLQEGWMDRVPLHQLHPLLVHAVMFGGAYGPRAAAAAQSLLDGKS, encoded by the coding sequence ATGGCACGTATGGCTGGAACCGCTGCACTGGCGGAGTCGCTGTTGGACGTCGCGGTGGTCTCGACGACCTCCGTGGCCGGCGGTGACATCTGCACGACGACGCGGTTGCGGCTGACGGACGGACGCAGCGCCGTCATCAAGACCCGGCCCCAGGCGCCGCCCCGCTTCTTCACGACCGAGGCCGAGGGCCTGCGCCGGCTGGGCGTCGCCGGCGGTGTGCCCGTCCCCGAGGTCCTCGCGGCCAACGACGAGTGCATCATCCTGGACTGGATCGAGCCGGCCAAGCCGTCCGCCGACCTGGCCGAGGGCCTGGGCCGAGGACTCGCCGCCACGCACGGCGCCGGCGCCAGCAGCTTCGGCGCCGAGCACGACGGCTACGTGGGGCTGGCGCCGCTGCCGAACCGCCCGCTGCCGACGTGGGAGGAGTTCTACGCCAGCCGCCGCGTCATGCCGTACGTGAAGGCCGCCGTCGATCGTGGCGCCCTGTCACTGGAACAGGCCGCGGTCATCGAGCGCGTGATGAAGCAGCTGCCGTCCCTCACCGCCGATCCGGAGCCGCCGGCGCTGCTGCACGGCGACCTCTGGTCGGGCAACCTGGTCTGGTCCGCCGACGGAGTCCGTCTCATCGACCCGGCCGTCCACGGCGGACACCGCGAGACCGATCTGGCGATGCTGGCCCTGTTCGGCGCCCCTCACCTGCAGCGGATCCTCGACGCCTACAACGAGGCCGCGCCCCTGCAGGAGGGCTGGATGGATCGCGTGCCGCTGCACCAGCTGCATCCGCTGCTCGTCCACGCCGTCATGTTCGGTGGGGCCTACGGTCCCCGTGCCGCCGCTGCGGCCCAGAGCCTGCTCGACGGCAAGTCGTAG
- a CDS encoding response regulator transcription factor produces MRILIVDDDRAVRDSLRRSLEFNGYAVDVASDGAEALAKVAQSAPDAIVMDVMMPRLGGLDATRALRAAGNDVPILVLTARDAVSDRVDGLDAGADDYLSKPFALEELLARVRALLRRVGRSREELDDEPALTFADLTLDPVTREVRRGERPISLTRTEFALLELFMQRPKRVLERSFILEEVWGFDFPTTANSLEVYVGYVRRKLEAEGESRLLHTVRGVGYVLRETPP; encoded by the coding sequence ATGCGGATTCTCATCGTCGACGACGACCGCGCCGTGCGTGACTCGCTGCGGCGCTCGTTGGAGTTCAACGGCTATGCCGTGGACGTGGCCTCCGACGGGGCCGAGGCGCTGGCGAAGGTCGCCCAGTCCGCTCCCGACGCGATCGTCATGGACGTGATGATGCCCCGGCTCGGCGGGCTGGACGCCACCCGTGCCCTGCGCGCCGCGGGCAACGACGTGCCGATCCTCGTGCTGACGGCCCGCGACGCCGTCAGTGATCGGGTCGACGGCCTGGACGCCGGCGCCGACGACTACCTCAGCAAGCCGTTCGCGCTGGAGGAGCTGCTGGCTCGGGTCCGCGCCCTGTTGCGCCGCGTCGGCCGGTCGCGCGAGGAGCTCGACGACGAGCCCGCGCTGACCTTCGCCGACCTGACGCTCGACCCGGTCACCCGCGAGGTGCGCCGCGGCGAGCGACCGATCTCGCTGACCCGGACGGAGTTCGCCCTGCTGGAGCTGTTCATGCAGCGGCCCAAGCGGGTGCTGGAACGGTCGTTCATCCTCGAGGAGGTGTGGGGATTCGACTTCCCCACCACCGCCAACTCCCTCGAGGTCTACGTCGGATACGTCCGCCGCAAGCTCGAGGCCGAGGGTGAGTCCCGGCTGCTGCACACCGTGCGCGGCGTCGGCTACGTCCTGCGCGAGACCCCGCCGTGA